The Cloeon dipterum chromosome 3, ieCloDipt1.1, whole genome shotgun sequence genome includes a region encoding these proteins:
- the LOC135940467 gene encoding androgen-dependent TFPI-regulating protein-like isoform X1, translated as MIYPAGHFSHGFVSGLLEHITTSKMSSKTDGIKHHCVTFFHGSVVTYYAIVDFHMAQANYNLYQSDHPITKMFLCGVLHFFTTWNQVFHQLYFLLSLVQDLLTYSTNRDHLQFCSWFDSIKYKYFVPILMPATFMTMVNYWTIHLIAPHLMLAELLQFYAPWLNHAVHTFITPIILGEFFITTHGIPSWRKGFKYSTILMACYAGWVYPFGFLLGQWPYPFLEVMNATHHILFFPSMFIHGYFWYIVFRYAEKQLYGEYASTSAATNGKKKD; from the exons ATGATTTATCCAGCGGGCCACTTTAGCCATGGCTTTGTGAGCGG CCTCCTTGAGCACATCACCACAAGCAAAATGAGCAGCAAGACGGACGGCATAAAGCACCATTGTGTGACCTTTTTCCATGGGTCAGTGGTCACCTACTATGCCATCGTTGATTTCCACATGGCCCAAGCCAACTACAATTTGTACCAGTCCGACCACCCCATCACCAAAATGTTCCTCTGCGGTGTCTTACACTTCTTTACAACTTGGAATCAG gtttTCCACCAACTTTACTTTCTGCTAAGTCTGGTACAAGACCTCCTGACCTACTCAACAAACCGCGATCACTTACAATTTTGCTCGTGGTTCGACtcgataaaatacaaatacttCGTTCCAATTCTTATGCCAGCTACGTTC ATGACCATGGTGAATTACTGGACCATTCACTTAATCGCACCGCATCTTATGCTGGCCGAACTTCTTCAATTTTATGCCCCATGGCTTAATCACGCGGTGCACACTTTCATCACGCCGATTATACTTGGAGAGTTCTTTATCACCACACATGGCATCCCGTCGTGGAGGAAGGGATTCAAGTACTCCACGATTTTGATGGCTTGCTACGCTGGATG GGTGTATCCATTTGGATTTCTCCTTGGCCAGTGGCCCTATCCTTTTCTGGAGGTGATGAACGCAACGCaccatattttattcttcccTTCAATGTTTATCCACGGCTACTTCTGGTACATAGTCTTCAGATACGCTGAAAAGCAGTTGTACG GTGAATATGCATCAACGAGTGCAGCCACGAATGGAAAGAAGAAAGACTGA
- the LOC135939566 gene encoding androgen-dependent TFPI-regulating protein-like: protein MTNKTTVIKHHCVTCFHGFVVAFYAIVDFYMAQANYNLYQSDLPITKMFLGGAFHFFTTWNQTLHQFYFLLSLVQDLLTFSTNRNHVKFCLWFDSIRNKYFIPVIMPATFMTTVNYWTVHLMAPHLMLAELLKIYGPWLNHAVHTVIAPIIIGEFFLTTHGVPSWGKGFKYTTILMASYGAWVYPFGFILGQWPYPFLEEMNATHHILFFHSMFIEAYF from the exons ATGACCAACAAGACGACCGTCATAAAACACCATTGTGTGACCTGTTTCCACGGATTTGTGGTGGCCTTCTATGCCATCGTCGATTTTTACATGGCCCAAGCCAACTACAATTTGTACCAGTCTGACCTACCCATCACCAAAATGTTCCTTGGTGGTGCCTTCCATTTCTTCACGACTTGGAATCAG ACTTTGCACCAATTTTACTTTCTGTTGAGTCTGGTGCAAGACCTCTTGACCTTCTCAACAAACCGCAATCACGTCAAGTTTTGCTTGTGGTTCGAttcaattagaaataaatactTTATTCCAGTTATAATGCCAGCTACATTC ATGACCACTGTAAATTACTGGACCGTCCACCTCATGGCACCGCATCTCATGTTGGCCGAActtctcaaaatttatggcCCGTGGCTTAATCACGCAGTGCACACTGTCATCGCGCCGATTATAATTGGAGAGTTCTTTCTCACCACTCATGGGGTCCCATCGTGGGGAAAAGGATTTAAATACACCACGATTTTGATGGCTAGCTACGGTGCTTG GGTTTATCCATTTGGATTTATTCTTGGCCAGTGGCCCTATCCTTTTCTGGAGGAGATGAACGCTACACaccatattttattctttcattCAATGTTCATTGAAGCCTATTTCTAG
- the LOC135939758 gene encoding uncharacterized protein LOC135939758 — protein MLLCEDSNLPLSKTILLCNLLSGYCLQPRCRRGSKWKRVFFVLQECYESALNLVIFGLTTAVAWVVLTGTKDSGGNFAAFINSIRGVLFATYICFSSLFLKFSKKQLQKIFKETTRIVKLEGFRQLQRQCLAKTTKRTVCSYFLPPLLAAYISVIMNFVLTVMVVSGYYEDKVFNTDESDSKKIYTTIDPFKYIRILIFLIFCYLKQASHDAIFLHLYCFVAEELKLLRQELRQVMKENQQILSAVVDPFVPMAINIESWLAFQQTLARLMRRINSFAYPYIIVMAGYNAGILCITAYLFSKLTDSPAFKLAVFGYMMNSIIRISLFCEAGHRLRKEGLAICDVIYKAPVLRTAPSVGLALHSVALDCQRSFVARGGPFFTLSVEFFTSVAGAVLTYFVVLIQFK, from the exons ATGTTGCTCTGTGAGGACAGCAACCTGCCCCTGAGCAAAACCATCCTGTTGTGCAACCTGCTGTCAGGGTATTGTCTGCAGCCCAGGTGCCGCCGAGGATCCAAGTGGAAGCGAGTATTTTTCGTGTTGCAGGAGTGCTACGAGTCTGCGCTCAATCTGGTCATTTTCGGACTGACCACGGCCGTGGCCTGGGTCGTTTTGACCGGGACCAAAGACAGCGGAGGCAACTTCGCAGCGTTCATCAACTCCATCCGCGGAGTGCTGTTCGCGACGTATATTTGCTTTTCTTcgttatttttgaaattttcaaaaaaacagctgcaaaagattttcaaagaGACGACGCGGATTGTCAAGTTGGAAGGCTTCCGCCAGCTGCAGAGACAGTGCCTGGCCAAAACAACCAAGCGCACCGTGTGCTCCTACTTTTTGCCACCTCTGCTGGCCGCCTACATATCGGTAATAATGAACTTCGTGTTGACTGTGATGGTTGTGTCCGGATATTACGAAGACAAAGTATTCAACACGGACGAGAGCGACAGCAAAAAGATCTACACGACAATAGATCCGTTCAAGTACATCCGCATTTTGATCTTTTTGATCTTCTGTTACCTGAAGCAAGCTTCACACGACGCGATTTTCCTGCATCTTTATTGCTTCGTGGCCGAGGAGTTAAAGCTGTTGCGACAGGAGTTGCGGCAGGTCATGAAAGAAAACCAACAAATACTGTCTGCTGTCGTCGACCCATTTGTTCCCATGGCGATTAATATTGAGAGCTGGCTCGCCTTTCAGCAAACTTTGGCGAG ATTGATGCGCAGGATCAATTCCTTCGCGTACCCCTACATCATTGTTATGGCTGGTTATAATGCGGGGATTCTTTGCATCACAGCTTACCTTTTCTCAAAG CTAACAGACTCGCCTGCCTTCAAATTGGCCGTCTTTGGCTACATGATGAACTCCATTATACGCATTTCCCTTTTTTGCGAAGCGGGACACAGGTTGAGAAAGGAG gGTCTAGCAATTTGCGACGTGATTTACAAAGCACCTGTACTGCGAACCGCCCCCAGCGTCGGACTCGCGCTCCACTCCGTCGCATTGGATTGCCAGCGATCGTTTGTCGCTCGCGGCGGCCCCTTTTTCACCCTCTCCGTCGAGTTCTTCACCTCAGTAGCCGGGGCCGTGCTCACCTACTTTGTcgttttgattcaatttaaatga
- the LOC135940467 gene encoding androgen-dependent TFPI-regulating protein-like isoform X2, with protein sequence MSSKTDGIKHHCVTFFHGSVVTYYAIVDFHMAQANYNLYQSDHPITKMFLCGVLHFFTTWNQVFHQLYFLLSLVQDLLTYSTNRDHLQFCSWFDSIKYKYFVPILMPATFMTMVNYWTIHLIAPHLMLAELLQFYAPWLNHAVHTFITPIILGEFFITTHGIPSWRKGFKYSTILMACYAGWVYPFGFLLGQWPYPFLEVMNATHHILFFPSMFIHGYFWYIVFRYAEKQLYGEYASTSAATNGKKKD encoded by the exons ATGAGCAGCAAGACGGACGGCATAAAGCACCATTGTGTGACCTTTTTCCATGGGTCAGTGGTCACCTACTATGCCATCGTTGATTTCCACATGGCCCAAGCCAACTACAATTTGTACCAGTCCGACCACCCCATCACCAAAATGTTCCTCTGCGGTGTCTTACACTTCTTTACAACTTGGAATCAG gtttTCCACCAACTTTACTTTCTGCTAAGTCTGGTACAAGACCTCCTGACCTACTCAACAAACCGCGATCACTTACAATTTTGCTCGTGGTTCGACtcgataaaatacaaatacttCGTTCCAATTCTTATGCCAGCTACGTTC ATGACCATGGTGAATTACTGGACCATTCACTTAATCGCACCGCATCTTATGCTGGCCGAACTTCTTCAATTTTATGCCCCATGGCTTAATCACGCGGTGCACACTTTCATCACGCCGATTATACTTGGAGAGTTCTTTATCACCACACATGGCATCCCGTCGTGGAGGAAGGGATTCAAGTACTCCACGATTTTGATGGCTTGCTACGCTGGATG GGTGTATCCATTTGGATTTCTCCTTGGCCAGTGGCCCTATCCTTTTCTGGAGGTGATGAACGCAACGCaccatattttattcttcccTTCAATGTTTATCCACGGCTACTTCTGGTACATAGTCTTCAGATACGCTGAAAAGCAGTTGTACG GTGAATATGCATCAACGAGTGCAGCCACGAATGGAAAGAAGAAAGACTGA